The Bacteroidota bacterium genome includes a region encoding these proteins:
- a CDS encoding pyridoxal phosphate-dependent aminotransferase, which produces MHNLAKRIANLDESATIKMAQMTRELKRQGRDIIDLSLGEPDFETPETIREAAKKAIDDGFTHYTPVAGYLDVREAIAAKFKRENGLNYTADQIVISTGAKQSIINAVLCLVNPGDEVILPAPFWVSYSAMVKLAEGKIVEIPTNIEGDFKISPEQLENAITPNTKLIIFSSPCNPTGTVYTKDELLALAEVIRKSENLYVISDEIYEHINFTSAHASMAQFDFIYDRVITVNGLSKAFAMTGWRLGYIGAPQWIAKACDKIQGQFTSATCSITQRAAIEALNGDLSAADEMKKAFIRRRDLVYGLLKNIKGLKFNLPQGAFYFFPDVSNYFGKRYNDTLIENADDLAMYLLNEGNISVVTGSAFGDKNCIRFSYATSDEKLVEAMRRMEIALEKLIAHQTSPAL; this is translated from the coding sequence ATGCACAATTTAGCCAAACGTATCGCCAACCTCGACGAGTCAGCCACCATTAAGATGGCACAAATGACTCGTGAACTTAAACGTCAGGGTCGCGATATCATAGACTTAAGCCTTGGAGAGCCTGATTTCGAAACTCCGGAAACAATTCGGGAAGCAGCAAAAAAAGCTATTGATGATGGTTTTACACATTATACACCTGTTGCCGGCTACCTGGATGTAAGAGAGGCTATAGCAGCCAAGTTCAAACGCGAAAATGGCCTGAATTACACCGCCGATCAGATCGTAATTTCTACCGGTGCAAAACAGTCCATAATTAATGCGGTGCTCTGTTTGGTGAATCCCGGAGATGAAGTTATTCTCCCTGCTCCGTTTTGGGTGAGTTATTCAGCGATGGTAAAATTAGCGGAAGGGAAAATTGTGGAGATCCCTACAAATATTGAAGGGGATTTTAAAATTTCCCCCGAACAATTAGAAAATGCCATTACTCCTAATACAAAGCTGATCATATTTTCCTCCCCTTGTAATCCAACCGGAACAGTTTATACAAAAGATGAATTATTGGCCTTGGCCGAAGTAATCCGGAAGTCTGAAAATTTATATGTAATTAGTGATGAAATATATGAGCATATCAATTTTACCTCAGCTCATGCAAGTATGGCGCAATTTGATTTTATTTACGACAGGGTAATAACAGTAAATGGTTTGTCGAAAGCATTTGCAATGACTGGCTGGAGATTGGGATATATAGGAGCTCCACAATGGATAGCGAAGGCATGTGATAAAATTCAGGGACAATTTACTTCGGCAACCTGCAGTATCACACAACGCGCTGCCATAGAAGCATTAAATGGAGATCTGAGTGCAGCGGATGAAATGAAAAAGGCATTTATTCGCAGAAGAGATCTGGTTTATGGATTATTAAAAAATATTAAAGGATTAAAATTTAATTTACCACAGGGAGCATTTTATTTTTTTCCGGATGTAAGTAATTATTTTGGGAAAAGATATAATGATACTCTAATAGAAAATGCAGATGACCTCGCCATGTATCTGTTAAATGAAGGTAATATTTCAGTAGTAACAGGATCAGCATTCGGGGATAAAAATTGTATCCGATTTAGTTATGCCACCAGCGATGAAAAACTAGTGGAAGCAATGCGCAGAATGGAAATTGCTTTAGAAAAATTAATAGCACATCAAACTAGCCCTGCATTATAA